A portion of the Streptomyces sp. NBC_01335 genome contains these proteins:
- the eccD gene encoding type VII secretion integral membrane protein EccD yields the protein MSESSVAGLCRLTVRAPARTIDLAVPADVPVADLLPTVLRYAGEEVEENGLEHDGWVLQLLGGKALDEESTLGALALKDGDVLYLRPHTDALPEVRLDDLVDGIAAVTRDRLHGWTPEAGRRLLRALIVVVLVVALLVLCRPGGSAAVRAATAGAVGLVLLAGAASAGRAVGDAATGATLAFMAAPCLALAGWLLPGGEITGPQGHEVFGARLLAAGAAWAGGAVLGLAMVAVYTPLFLASAVVALASAAAGALMTVLGLAVDDSAGAVAAVVVLFGGFVPALSFKLAGMRMPALPTNARELQEGIEPYGGPDVATRTELASKWMTALYAATGVICAGCLATLALNPDLPESLTAVALSLLLLMHGRGMVNVRQRLTLVVPGAWGAALLTLSLAGSAPSSDRPLLVVGLTALAAALAIATWTVPGRRMVPYWGRAAELLHSLLAIGLLPLTLWVLGVFGALRALTG from the coding sequence ATGTCCGAAAGTTCCGTCGCGGGCCTCTGCCGCCTGACCGTGCGCGCACCGGCCAGAACCATCGACCTGGCCGTACCGGCCGACGTGCCGGTGGCCGACCTCCTGCCCACCGTACTGCGCTACGCCGGTGAGGAAGTGGAGGAGAACGGCCTGGAGCACGACGGCTGGGTGCTGCAACTGCTGGGCGGCAAAGCCCTGGACGAGGAGAGCACCCTGGGCGCTCTCGCTCTCAAGGACGGAGACGTCCTCTATCTGCGTCCGCACACCGACGCCTTGCCCGAAGTCCGTCTGGACGATCTGGTCGACGGCATCGCCGCGGTGACCCGGGACCGACTGCACGGGTGGACCCCGGAGGCCGGCCGGCGGCTGTTGCGGGCCCTGATCGTCGTGGTGCTGGTCGTCGCGCTGCTGGTGCTGTGCCGGCCCGGCGGTTCCGCCGCGGTGCGCGCCGCCACCGCGGGGGCGGTGGGGTTGGTCCTGCTCGCCGGCGCCGCGTCGGCGGGCCGTGCGGTCGGTGACGCCGCGACCGGCGCGACGCTCGCCTTCATGGCGGCCCCCTGCCTCGCGCTGGCGGGCTGGCTGCTGCCGGGCGGTGAGATCACGGGCCCGCAGGGCCATGAGGTGTTCGGCGCCCGGCTGCTCGCGGCAGGAGCCGCGTGGGCCGGAGGCGCCGTCCTCGGGCTGGCGATGGTGGCGGTGTACACGCCCCTGTTCCTCGCCTCCGCCGTGGTGGCACTCGCCTCGGCGGCCGCCGGAGCCCTGATGACCGTGCTGGGCCTCGCCGTGGACGACTCCGCGGGCGCGGTCGCCGCCGTGGTGGTCCTCTTCGGCGGTTTCGTGCCTGCCCTCTCGTTCAAGTTGGCGGGAATGCGCATGCCGGCCCTGCCGACGAACGCGCGGGAACTCCAGGAAGGCATCGAGCCCTACGGCGGTCCCGACGTGGCGACCCGGACAGAGCTCGCGAGCAAGTGGATGACCGCGCTCTACGCGGCGACCGGGGTGATCTGCGCGGGCTGCCTCGCGACGCTCGCCCTCAACCCCGACCTGCCGGAATCGCTGACGGCCGTGGCACTCTCCCTGCTCCTCCTGATGCACGGGCGGGGCATGGTGAACGTCCGTCAGCGCCTGACGCTCGTGGTGCCCGGCGCCTGGGGAGCGGCTCTTCTGACGCTCTCCCTGGCGGGAAGCGCCCCCTCGTCCGACCGCCCTCTGCTGGTGGTCGGGCTGACGGCCCTGGCGGCGGCCCTCGCCATCGCGACCTGGACCGTTCCCGGGCGCCGGATGGTCCCCTACTGGGGGCGGGCGGCGGAGCTGCTGCACTCGCTGCTCGCGATCGGTCTGCTGCCCTTGACGCTCTGGGTCCTGGGCGTCTTCGGCGCGCTGCGCGCCCTCACCGGCTGA
- the eccB gene encoding type VII secretion protein EccB, with product MQSKRDQAQAHSFIMGRLTSGMLLADPDAAESPLGRTTRGAVIGLVIAVLLSAGAVVFGLISPGGKDSWRSGDTLIVNKETGARYLFIGGRLRPVRNYSSALLIGGAGLATTSVGTASLRDTPVGATVGISGAPDTVPGTGELETGAWQVCSAVKAEAGPAGGRRDQAVTAVVTGAPVEAAPLGEGSAVVVRGPDEAMYLVWQGSRLRLDAKSGAVLSLGYGSVAPRPVSAAFLDALVAGPDLAPRAVPGLGSAGPSLGGSATRVGQVFTVRLPGSGTQQYQLRSEGLVPLTTTGTALVLGDPATREKAYGGGSPAARQIGADVLGDHQAPATASRGASVEGLPDSPPKAVSVADGSAVCTRVGTDAGGTRVTSAVVPVDSLTPVAQGTSDRASAPCLAVDAVVARPGHGVLVRALGAAGGRVGDTTYLVGDDGIKYRVADRAALDALGYGDVTAQYLPSPLLAMLATGPDLSTAAASGGAAPVTATSCGDTDPAAAGPPDGVRTAPGEENGPKTTGTG from the coding sequence ATGCAATCGAAGCGCGATCAGGCGCAGGCCCACTCCTTCATCATGGGGCGGCTCACTTCCGGGATGCTGCTCGCCGATCCGGACGCCGCCGAGAGCCCGTTGGGGCGCACCACCCGGGGAGCGGTGATCGGACTGGTCATCGCCGTGCTGCTGTCGGCAGGGGCGGTGGTGTTCGGTCTCATCTCCCCCGGCGGGAAGGACTCGTGGCGGAGCGGCGACACCTTGATCGTGAACAAGGAGACGGGCGCCCGGTATCTCTTCATCGGCGGGCGGCTGCGGCCGGTGCGCAACTACTCCTCCGCCCTGCTGATCGGCGGTGCCGGCCTGGCCACCACGAGTGTGGGAACGGCTTCGCTGCGGGACACCCCCGTGGGGGCCACGGTGGGCATTTCCGGGGCGCCCGACACGGTGCCCGGCACCGGTGAGCTGGAGACCGGCGCCTGGCAGGTGTGTTCCGCGGTGAAGGCGGAAGCCGGCCCCGCGGGGGGACGCCGGGACCAGGCCGTGACGGCGGTCGTGACCGGGGCTCCGGTGGAGGCCGCGCCGCTCGGCGAGGGGTCGGCCGTGGTGGTGCGTGGCCCCGACGAGGCGATGTACCTGGTGTGGCAGGGCAGCCGGCTGCGGCTCGACGCGAAGTCCGGCGCGGTCCTCTCCCTCGGCTACGGGTCGGTGGCGCCACGACCCGTGTCGGCGGCCTTCCTGGACGCCTTGGTGGCGGGTCCCGACCTTGCTCCTCGGGCCGTGCCGGGGCTGGGTTCCGCCGGGCCCTCGCTGGGCGGTTCGGCGACCCGGGTGGGCCAGGTCTTCACCGTGCGGCTGCCCGGTTCCGGGACCCAGCAGTACCAGCTCCGGTCCGAGGGACTCGTACCGCTGACGACCACGGGGACGGCTCTCGTCCTGGGCGATCCGGCCACCCGGGAGAAGGCGTACGGGGGTGGTTCTCCGGCGGCCCGGCAGATCGGCGCCGATGTCCTCGGCGATCACCAGGCGCCTGCCACGGCGAGCAGGGGCGCGTCGGTCGAGGGGCTGCCGGACAGTCCGCCCAAGGCGGTTTCCGTGGCGGACGGCTCCGCTGTCTGTACCCGGGTGGGCACCGACGCCGGGGGCACCCGGGTCACGTCGGCCGTGGTGCCGGTGGACTCGCTGACGCCCGTCGCGCAGGGCACCTCGGACCGGGCGTCGGCACCGTGCCTGGCGGTGGACGCGGTCGTCGCCCGGCCCGGTCACGGGGTTCTGGTGAGGGCCCTGGGAGCGGCGGGCGGGCGGGTAGGCGACACGACGTATCTGGTGGGTGACGACGGCATCAAGTACCGCGTGGCCGACCGAGCGGCGCTCGACGCCCTGGGATACGGCGATGTGACGGCACAGTATCTGCCCTCACCGCTGCTCGCGATGCTGGCGACCGGTCCTGATCTCAGTACGGCGGCCGCTTCCGGCGGCGCCGCACCTGTCACCGCGACCTCCTGCGGGGACACGGATCCGGCCGCTGCCGGCCCCCCGGACGGCGTCCGGACGGCGCCGGGCGAGGAGAACGGCCCGAAGACAACCGGAACCGGCTGA
- a CDS encoding S8 family serine peptidase → MRVMRRRRLPRPLLTPLAAFLVVLPATPAVADGTGSGTTVALPVLSSVLDENQACRRSSPARATAVPWEQQSLQLSRTWRFASGSGVTVAVVDTGVSVKAPSLKGRVTAAGAAGADCVGHGTFVAGLVAAAASEGIGFAGVAQETRVLGVRGTDARGTATAATVAAGIRTAVARGADVVSVSAALPSGSAALTSAVREAAAHDVLVVAAAVPDAPTGSESSGTAAPAPRDFWPAAQDGVLSVLDVAVDGKRPTGSYETGSADLAAPGDGVVGIGPEGSGHYIGSGASLAAGFAAGAAALVRSAHPELSAEQTARRLTATAYPDVVPRLDPYAAVTGVADAPVAARAPAAERPGPALRLPEDTGAGPAGRAVLIASVAAVVVLLVAWAAVVVPRGRARGWRGPGDKARAASSD, encoded by the coding sequence ATGCGCGTCATGCGTCGCCGCCGCCTGCCACGTCCCCTCCTGACTCCGCTCGCCGCCTTCCTCGTCGTGCTGCCGGCGACCCCGGCCGTCGCGGACGGAACGGGTTCCGGAACGACCGTCGCACTGCCCGTACTGAGTTCCGTGCTGGACGAGAACCAGGCGTGCCGGAGGTCCTCCCCGGCGCGGGCGACGGCTGTCCCCTGGGAGCAGCAGAGCCTGCAGCTCTCCCGCACCTGGCGTTTCGCCTCGGGTTCCGGCGTGACGGTCGCCGTCGTGGACACCGGCGTGTCGGTCAAAGCGCCCTCGCTGAAGGGACGCGTCACGGCGGCGGGCGCGGCGGGCGCGGACTGCGTGGGGCACGGCACGTTCGTCGCAGGTCTGGTCGCCGCGGCGGCCTCGGAGGGGATCGGATTCGCCGGGGTGGCCCAGGAGACGCGGGTCCTCGGCGTGCGCGGTACGGACGCCCGGGGCACGGCGACCGCCGCGACAGTGGCTGCCGGCATCCGTACCGCGGTCGCGCGGGGCGCCGACGTCGTCTCGGTCTCGGCCGCGCTGCCGTCGGGGTCGGCCGCTCTCACCTCCGCCGTGCGGGAGGCCGCGGCGCACGACGTGCTGGTCGTGGCTGCGGCGGTACCGGACGCGCCGACCGGCTCCGAGTCATCGGGGACGGCCGCTCCCGCTCCCCGGGATTTCTGGCCCGCCGCGCAGGATGGGGTGCTGTCGGTGCTGGACGTCGCCGTCGACGGCAAGCGTCCCACCGGCTCGTACGAGACGGGTTCGGCGGACCTGGCCGCTCCCGGTGACGGAGTGGTCGGGATCGGGCCGGAGGGATCGGGCCACTACATCGGTTCGGGCGCCTCCCTCGCGGCCGGTTTCGCGGCCGGTGCCGCCGCGCTGGTGCGATCGGCGCACCCTGAACTGAGCGCGGAGCAGACCGCGAGGCGGCTGACGGCCACGGCCTACCCGGACGTGGTGCCGCGCCTGGACCCGTACGCGGCCGTGACCGGCGTCGCGGACGCGCCCGTCGCCGCGAGGGCCCCGGCCGCCGAACGGCCCGGCCCGGCTCTCCGGCTGCCCGAGGACACCGGAGCCGGCCCGGCGGGGCGTGCCGTGCTGATCGCCTCGGTCGCGGCGGTCGTCGTCCTGCTGGTCGCGTGGGCCGCGGTCGTGGTGCCCCGCGGCCGGGCGCGGGGCTGGCGAGGGCCCGGTGACAAGGCCCGGGCGGCCTCCTCGGACTGA
- the eccCa gene encoding type VII secretion protein EccCa, translating to MPEGELSLQEPPTLPETVPDTSAVWTYLPMAMMSVSMMLIFIRPGGSNGVFTYLALGMMVMASGAMMIGQVMRKSGDRKQRLRGERRDYLRYLSQTRRKVQRTVVEQQLALAWRHPAPATLRSMVRTTRLWERRTKDDDFGEVRVAVGDQQLSLRLTPLSTKPVEDLEPLCAHALRRFVRAYSSVPAQPIALYLRTWSRVLLRGDDRARRSMVRAAICQLATFHPPEELWIAVCVSDENRQEWEWAKWLPHNLHPQEQDGAGPARLIASTVADLEDLLGAEFAERPAFDPEALPGREEPFTVIVVDGATVPAGHRIDGPGFRNAVVLDLSGSLTWRPGRSGLRLDVTPDAVRLVRTDRARKEQTTLLGRPDSMGPVAAESLARMLAPYRMSLAADAAEPLATDVQLTTLLGIPDLHRHDPATFWQRSTGAARLRVPIAVGADGTPVELDIKESAQGGMGPHGMLIGATGSGKSELLRTLVLGLALSNSSETLNFVLVDFKGGATFLGLDELPHTSALITNLADEVALVERMQDALHGELIRRQELLRSAGNYISALEYEKARAQGAALAPLPSLFVVVDEFSELLASHREFMDLFVMIGRLGRSLGVHLLLASQRLDEGRMHQLESHLSYRIGLRTFSAMESRGVLGVPDAYQLPPQPGSGFLKSGVEALTRFRAAYVSGPYRQRRGAVAQAQVASQIVPWSAGWVVPRTPAPAPAPMTPEEEAENQETLLSAALDRLRDSGPPAHEVWLPPLGLSPTLDGLLPGLAAEPGRGLVASRWPGAGRLRVPVGLVDKPFDQRRDPLVVDLSAGGGHVAIAGGSQSGKSTVLRTLIASLALTHTPAEVQFYCLDFGGGSLSALSGLPHVGGVAARLDSERISRTVAEVTAVFNHREQFFLDHSIDSMATYRRRRAGGEFADEEHGDVFLVVDGWSAVRQNFDHLLPTFNQIATGGLNYGIHLIVTTARWVELTAQVRDQAATRLELRLGDTMDSVVDIRKAAGVPRQQPGRGLTVDSKLHFLTALPRIDGSEGAEDLTEGVEALVERVARAWTGPVAPRVRMLPHRLPAAELPAPELDEGRLRFALGQDEETLSTVWHDFSRTPHLVAVGDTESGKTNLLRLAAAAITARFAPTEARILVVDYRRELVDAVPAEYRLGHAVAVDALKELVGGSAKALATRLPGQDITPARMRLADWWSGPRLFVLVDDYDMVGAGTAFDHPFAPLFDHLALGHEVGLHLIVARSATGAGRGLNDQLLRRLDEVNTPGLLMSCPPSEGYVFGNIKPKNLPAGRAQYIARRKATLIQTALATEAPADGGAE from the coding sequence ATGCCGGAGGGCGAGCTCAGCCTCCAGGAGCCGCCGACGCTCCCGGAGACCGTCCCCGACACCTCGGCCGTGTGGACGTACCTGCCGATGGCGATGATGTCCGTGTCGATGATGCTGATCTTCATCCGGCCCGGCGGATCCAACGGCGTCTTCACCTACCTCGCACTCGGCATGATGGTCATGGCGTCCGGAGCCATGATGATCGGCCAGGTGATGCGCAAGAGCGGCGACCGCAAGCAGCGGCTGCGCGGCGAACGCCGGGACTACCTGCGCTATCTCTCGCAGACCCGCCGCAAGGTGCAGCGCACCGTCGTCGAGCAGCAGCTCGCGCTGGCCTGGCGTCACCCCGCACCGGCCACCCTGCGCTCCATGGTGCGCACCACCCGCCTGTGGGAACGCCGCACGAAGGACGACGACTTCGGCGAAGTGCGCGTGGCGGTCGGCGACCAGCAGCTGTCGCTCCGGCTCACCCCCCTGTCCACCAAGCCGGTCGAGGACCTCGAACCGCTCTGCGCCCACGCGCTGCGCCGCTTCGTCCGCGCCTACAGCTCGGTTCCGGCACAGCCGATCGCGTTGTACCTGCGCACCTGGTCCCGGGTGCTGCTGCGCGGCGACGACCGGGCCCGCCGGTCCATGGTGCGGGCCGCCATCTGCCAACTCGCCACGTTCCACCCGCCGGAGGAGCTCTGGATCGCGGTCTGCGTCTCGGACGAGAACCGCCAGGAGTGGGAGTGGGCGAAGTGGCTGCCCCACAACCTGCACCCCCAGGAGCAGGACGGCGCCGGGCCCGCCCGGCTGATCGCCTCCACCGTCGCCGACCTGGAGGACCTGCTGGGCGCCGAATTCGCCGAGCGCCCGGCCTTCGACCCGGAGGCGTTGCCCGGCAGGGAGGAGCCCTTCACCGTGATCGTGGTCGACGGGGCCACCGTGCCCGCGGGCCACCGGATCGACGGGCCGGGTTTCCGCAACGCCGTCGTCCTCGACCTGTCGGGATCGCTCACCTGGCGGCCCGGCCGCAGCGGTCTGCGGCTCGACGTGACCCCCGACGCCGTCCGGCTGGTGCGCACCGACCGTGCCCGCAAGGAGCAGACCACCCTCCTCGGCCGTCCGGACAGCATGGGGCCGGTGGCCGCGGAGTCGCTGGCCAGGATGCTCGCGCCCTACCGGATGAGCCTCGCGGCGGACGCGGCGGAGCCGCTCGCCACCGACGTGCAACTGACCACCCTGCTCGGCATACCCGATCTGCACCGTCATGATCCGGCCACCTTCTGGCAGCGCAGCACCGGCGCCGCTCGGCTGCGCGTACCGATCGCGGTGGGCGCGGACGGCACACCCGTCGAACTCGACATCAAGGAGTCCGCACAGGGCGGCATGGGCCCGCACGGCATGCTCATCGGCGCCACGGGCTCCGGCAAGAGCGAACTGCTGCGCACCCTCGTGCTGGGGCTCGCACTCAGCAACTCCTCCGAGACCCTCAACTTCGTCCTCGTCGACTTCAAGGGCGGAGCGACGTTCCTCGGTCTCGACGAACTGCCCCACACCTCCGCACTGATCACCAACCTCGCGGACGAAGTAGCCCTGGTCGAGAGGATGCAGGACGCCCTGCACGGCGAACTCATCCGCCGTCAGGAGCTGTTGCGGTCCGCGGGCAACTACATCTCGGCGCTGGAGTACGAGAAGGCCCGCGCCCAGGGCGCCGCGCTGGCGCCGCTGCCGAGCCTCTTCGTCGTCGTCGACGAGTTCAGCGAGCTGCTCGCCTCGCACCGCGAGTTCATGGACCTCTTCGTGATGATCGGCCGGCTCGGCAGGTCCCTCGGCGTGCACCTCCTGCTGGCATCCCAGCGCCTGGACGAGGGGCGTATGCACCAACTGGAGAGCCACCTCTCCTACCGCATCGGACTGCGCACCTTCTCGGCCATGGAGAGCCGGGGCGTGCTCGGTGTTCCGGACGCCTACCAGCTGCCGCCCCAGCCGGGCAGCGGTTTCCTCAAAAGCGGTGTCGAGGCACTGACCCGTTTCCGTGCCGCGTACGTCTCCGGCCCCTACCGCCAGCGCCGGGGCGCGGTCGCCCAGGCCCAGGTGGCGAGCCAGATCGTGCCGTGGTCCGCCGGCTGGGTGGTGCCCCGCACCCCCGCACCCGCGCCCGCCCCCATGACGCCCGAGGAAGAAGCGGAGAACCAGGAGACGCTGCTCTCGGCCGCCCTGGACCGGCTGCGCGACTCGGGGCCGCCCGCGCACGAGGTCTGGCTCCCGCCGCTCGGGCTGTCCCCGACCCTGGACGGTCTGCTCCCCGGTCTCGCCGCAGAGCCCGGCCGGGGGCTCGTCGCCTCCCGCTGGCCGGGTGCCGGCAGGCTCAGGGTCCCCGTGGGCCTGGTGGACAAGCCGTTCGACCAGCGCCGCGACCCGCTGGTGGTCGACCTGTCGGCGGGCGGCGGCCACGTCGCCATCGCCGGCGGCTCGCAGAGCGGGAAGTCGACCGTGCTGCGTACCCTCATCGCCTCACTGGCGCTCACCCACACACCCGCCGAAGTCCAGTTCTACTGCCTGGACTTCGGTGGAGGCTCGCTCTCGGCGCTCTCCGGGCTCCCGCACGTCGGCGGAGTCGCCGCCCGGCTGGACAGCGAACGCATCAGCCGCACGGTGGCCGAGGTGACCGCCGTGTTCAACCACCGCGAACAGTTCTTCCTCGACCACAGCATCGACTCCATGGCCACCTACCGTCGCAGGCGCGCCGGCGGGGAGTTCGCAGATGAGGAGCACGGTGACGTCTTCCTCGTCGTCGACGGCTGGTCGGCCGTCCGACAGAACTTCGACCACCTGCTGCCCACGTTCAACCAGATCGCGACCGGCGGTCTGAACTACGGAATCCACCTGATCGTCACCACCGCACGCTGGGTCGAACTCACCGCCCAGGTCCGCGACCAGGCCGCCACCCGCCTGGAGCTGCGGCTCGGCGACACCATGGACTCCGTGGTGGACATCCGCAAGGCCGCCGGCGTGCCCCGGCAGCAACCGGGCCGGGGCCTCACCGTCGACTCCAAGCTGCACTTCCTCACCGCACTGCCCCGTATCGACGGCAGCGAGGGTGCCGAGGACCTCACCGAAGGAGTGGAGGCCCTCGTGGAGCGCGTCGCGCGGGCGTGGACGGGACCGGTCGCCCCGCGGGTACGGATGCTTCCGCACCGATTGCCCGCCGCGGAACTCCCGGCCCCCGAACTCGACGAGGGGCGCCTGCGGTTCGCCCTCGGCCAGGACGAGGAGACCCTGTCCACCGTCTGGCACGACTTCAGTCGCACCCCGCACCTCGTCGCGGTCGGCGACACGGAGAGCGGGAAGACGAACCTGCTGCGCCTCGCCGCCGCGGCGATCACGGCCCGGTTCGCCCCGACCGAGGCCCGCATCCTGGTGGTCGACTACCGCCGCGAGCTGGTGGACGCGGTGCCCGCTGAGTACCGCCTCGGCCACGCCGTCGCGGTGGACGCGCTGAAGGAACTGGTCGGTGGTTCCGCGAAGGCGCTGGCCACCCGCCTGCCCGGGCAGGACATCACCCCCGCCCGGATGCGGCTGGCCGACTGGTGGTCGGGACCGCGTCTGTTCGTGCTCGTCGACGACTACGACATGGTCGGCGCGGGAACAGCTTTCGACCACCCCTTCGCGCCGCTCTTCGACCACTTGGCGCTCGGCCACGAGGTCGGCCTGCATCTGATCGTCGCCCGCTCGGCGACCGGGGCGGGAAGAGGACTCAACGACCAGCTGCTGCGAAGGCTGGACGAGGTGAACACGCCGGGACTCCTGATGTCCTGCCCGCCGTCCGAGGGTTACGTCTTCGGCAACATCAAGCCGAAGAACCTTCCGGCGGGGCGGGCCCAGTACATCGCCCGCCGCAAGGCGACACTGATCCAGACGGCCCTGGCTACCGAGGCCCCCGCCGACGGGGGAGCGGAGTAG